One stretch of Halococcus sediminicola DNA includes these proteins:
- a CDS encoding AAA family ATPase produces MDVDAAHDEIGGVLDALDRTVIAERSLLETVLLGVLARGHVLIEDVPGTGKTLIARSVARALGLTFSRVQFTPDLLPADVTGTHVYDESTGEFAFSQGPVFANVVLADEINRAPPKTQAALLEAMEERQVTIDGETHALPNPFFVIATQNPVEMAGTFELPEAQVDRFLVETAIGYPDESGEVELLRRRAERDERSPRTEEVLSAERVRALQAVPESVRVEEDLLSYMTAVARATRERSACAVGVSPRGTQRLFEAARARAVLSGRSFVTPEDVKRIAPAVLAHRLVLTPDAAVEDVEKESIIEGVLDEVRVPTV; encoded by the coding sequence ATGGACGTCGACGCGGCCCACGACGAGATCGGGGGCGTGCTGGATGCCCTCGACAGAACGGTGATCGCCGAGCGCTCGCTGCTCGAAACGGTTCTCCTGGGCGTGCTCGCGCGCGGGCACGTGCTCATCGAGGACGTTCCGGGAACTGGAAAGACGCTCATCGCCCGCAGCGTCGCCCGTGCGCTCGGACTCACCTTCTCGCGCGTGCAGTTCACGCCCGATCTCCTGCCCGCCGACGTGACCGGCACGCACGTCTACGACGAGAGCACCGGGGAGTTCGCGTTCTCGCAGGGACCGGTCTTCGCGAACGTGGTGCTCGCCGACGAAATCAACCGTGCACCACCCAAAACGCAGGCCGCCCTCCTGGAGGCGATGGAGGAGCGACAGGTCACCATCGACGGCGAGACCCACGCCCTGCCCAACCCTTTCTTCGTCATCGCCACCCAGAACCCCGTCGAGATGGCGGGCACCTTCGAACTGCCCGAGGCACAGGTCGACCGCTTTCTCGTCGAAACGGCGATCGGCTATCCCGACGAAAGTGGGGAAGTCGAACTGCTCAGGCGGCGCGCCGAGCGAGACGAGCGCAGTCCCCGCACTGAAGAAGTGCTCTCGGCCGAGCGGGTGCGTGCGTTGCAGGCGGTCCCCGAATCGGTGCGCGTCGAAGAAGACCTCCTTTCCTACATGACCGCCGTCGCGCGGGCGACCCGCGAGCGCTCGGCCTGTGCGGTCGGTGTCTCGCCACGGGGAACTCAACGCTTGTTTGAGGCCGCCCGCGCCCGCGCGGTGCTGTCGGGACGTTCGTTCGTCACGCCGGAGGACGTCAAACGCATCGCGCCGGCGGTGTTGGCCCATCGACTGGTGCTCACGCCGGATGCCGCCGTCGAGGACGTCGAAAAGGAATCGATAATCGAGGGCGTGCTCGACGAGGTGCGGGTACCGACGGTCTGA
- a CDS encoding DUF7519 family protein, with protein sequence MSAPAIDDAPPRLSAALAVGVAALGALALAVSGPAFAVGALGVVALGFGLRSASRAAVTLGSTGLFSGTLLAGLAGTGPLFLLTATAAAIVAWDVAEFAIGLGETVGKEAETRRAELLHAGASGALALLGAGVGLVVYRLAGGGPALVPIALLCGAVVLVLALRP encoded by the coding sequence ATGAGCGCTCCGGCCATCGACGACGCGCCGCCGCGACTGAGCGCGGCCCTCGCAGTCGGTGTCGCGGCTCTCGGCGCGCTCGCGCTCGCCGTCTCGGGACCAGCCTTTGCGGTCGGCGCGCTCGGGGTAGTGGCTCTGGGGTTCGGACTTCGCTCAGCCTCGCGGGCAGCCGTCACGCTCGGGAGCACCGGACTCTTCTCCGGGACGCTACTGGCCGGTCTCGCGGGTACAGGGCCCCTGTTCCTCCTGACGGCGACCGCCGCCGCGATCGTCGCGTGGGACGTCGCCGAGTTCGCCATCGGTCTCGGCGAGACGGTAGGGAAGGAGGCCGAGACGCGACGAGCGGAACTCCTTCATGCGGGGGCGAGCGGTGCGCTGGCGCTGCTCGGTGCCGGTGTCGGACTGGTCGTCTATCGGCTGGCCGGCGGCGGGCCGGCGCTCGTGCCCATCGCCCTGCTCTGCGGTGCAGTGGTGCTGGTCCTCGCGCTGCGACCCTGA
- a CDS encoding DUF58 domain-containing protein, producing MSAARTGEPGADDDRVRRTGRWRGVSALALVGGAVGILAGNAGLVLVGCIGVAFAAFARAARPPPVELDVERSVSDADPAPGKDVAVTVKIENAGERALTDLRVIDGVPPALAVASGSPRLATALRPGETATLSYEVAAARGRHAFEPALVVARDTSGTAERRTRVRATGETSITCVPALDTSMGIALRNQTIGQPGRVLTDIGGSGVAFHTTREYRPGDPLSRIDWNRKAKTGDLSTVDFREERAAAVVLVVDSREEAYRAPSEDHDSAVERSVGAAGALYPALTGEENPMGIAALAPEECWLGPGVGATHRARARELLATHPALAPTPPDEPFFPSVRVRRLRRRLPSDAQLVVCSPLCDDYIATLLQRLDAGGHRVSVLSPDPTGEGTPGQRVARAERSVRLSTLRGAGIPVVDWGDEPLATALARSGGSR from the coding sequence ATGAGCGCCGCGCGAACGGGCGAACCCGGCGCGGACGACGACCGGGTGCGTCGAACGGGGCGGTGGCGAGGGGTGAGCGCGCTCGCACTCGTTGGGGGTGCGGTCGGCATCCTCGCGGGCAACGCCGGACTCGTCCTCGTCGGGTGTATCGGTGTCGCCTTCGCCGCGTTCGCGCGCGCCGCACGCCCGCCGCCGGTCGAACTCGACGTCGAGCGGTCGGTGAGCGACGCCGACCCAGCGCCCGGAAAGGACGTGGCGGTAACAGTGAAGATCGAGAACGCCGGCGAGCGCGCACTCACCGACCTCCGGGTCATCGACGGTGTGCCGCCGGCACTCGCCGTCGCCTCGGGGTCACCGCGGCTGGCGACCGCGCTCAGGCCCGGCGAGACCGCGACGCTGTCCTACGAGGTGGCCGCCGCCCGCGGCAGACACGCCTTCGAACCAGCGCTCGTCGTCGCCCGCGACACGAGCGGGACGGCCGAGCGCCGAACGCGAGTCCGGGCGACGGGCGAGACGTCGATCACCTGCGTGCCGGCGCTCGACACTTCCATGGGGATCGCGCTCCGCAACCAGACCATCGGCCAGCCCGGGCGTGTGCTCACCGACATCGGTGGTAGCGGCGTCGCCTTCCACACCACCCGCGAGTACCGTCCGGGCGACCCGCTCTCGCGCATCGACTGGAACCGGAAGGCCAAGACCGGCGACCTTTCCACTGTGGATTTCCGCGAGGAGCGCGCCGCCGCGGTCGTACTGGTCGTCGATTCGCGCGAGGAGGCCTATCGCGCGCCGAGCGAGGACCACGACAGCGCCGTCGAGCGAAGCGTCGGCGCGGCCGGGGCGCTCTATCCCGCGCTCACAGGGGAGGAGAACCCGATGGGAATCGCCGCGCTCGCGCCCGAAGAGTGTTGGCTCGGGCCGGGCGTCGGGGCGACCCACCGCGCTCGCGCCCGCGAACTGCTCGCCACCCATCCGGCGCTCGCGCCGACACCGCCCGACGAACCGTTCTTCCCGTCGGTGCGGGTGCGGCGGTTGCGCCGGCGGCTGCCGTCGGACGCCCAGTTGGTGGTCTGCTCGCCGCTGTGTGACGACTACATCGCAACCCTCCTCCAACGGCTCGACGCCGGGGGCCACCGCGTGAGCGTCCTCAGTCCCGACCCTACGGGCGAGGGGACGCCGGGCCAGCGGGTGGCTCGGGCCGAGCGGTCGGTCAGGCTCTCGACGCTGCGCGGGGCCGGGATTCCGGTCGTCGACTGGGGCGACGAACCGCTCGCGACCGCGCTCGCGCGTTCGGGAGGCTCGCGATGA
- a CDS encoding DUF7269 family protein — MSRARWLAVAGGVALVCWGLAVAVAPALADGVETTPALLTAVGLIALAGGGVAVHARFRADGDDPDLPTPETKRATPTPGAGFDEQLAALASGDRMRGARERRAVRDRLDELAVAVLVRKGDGESDAREALAAGTWTDDPYAAAFFAEARASDVPLEERLRTAFSAEPNGRRRARHAADALADIATRERER, encoded by the coding sequence ATGAGCCGCGCGCGCTGGCTCGCCGTCGCGGGCGGGGTCGCACTCGTCTGCTGGGGGCTGGCAGTCGCCGTCGCGCCGGCGCTGGCCGACGGCGTCGAGACGACACCCGCGCTGCTCACCGCCGTCGGACTGATCGCGCTGGCCGGCGGTGGCGTGGCCGTCCACGCACGGTTCCGAGCCGACGGCGACGACCCCGACCTACCGACCCCGGAGACGAAGCGAGCGACCCCGACGCCGGGCGCGGGATTCGACGAGCAACTCGCCGCGCTCGCGTCGGGCGATCGGATGCGGGGCGCACGCGAGCGCCGCGCGGTGCGCGACCGGCTTGACGAACTCGCCGTCGCCGTGCTGGTGCGGAAGGGTGACGGCGAGAGCGACGCCCGCGAGGCGCTCGCCGCGGGCACGTGGACCGACGACCCCTACGCGGCGGCGTTTTTCGCCGAGGCGCGCGCATCGGACGTCCCGCTCGAAGAACGCCTCCGCACGGCGTTCAGTGCCGAACCGAACGGTCGGCGGCGGGCACGCCACGCGGCCGACGCGCTCGCGGACATTGCAACCCGGGAGCGCGAGCGATGA
- a CDS encoding DUF4129 domain-containing protein, translating into MHTRPGSPPVNRDALGVLALAIVTVLAIAVGAAAIDAPTRTTGTGGGSGGGSGGLFGEGSTFSLGQPADPPTFGGGPPKIFFQLLIAVLVVGFLVALYLQRDEIGFRDLRNVAVVVAALGALSIVFYYVIRSFSGSNNTRGANGTIGRATPAVPGGGAGGAADTALQPVATNLPLVALVVGAVLLVGLAAVFRSDDEDTPSESESEPDGATRMTEVSQAAGRAADRITDGRSVDNEVYRAWQEMTDRLDVANPATQTPGEFARAAADAGMAREDVAELTDLFRTVRYGGHGSTDEREARAAAALRRIETEYAEEP; encoded by the coding sequence ATGCACACTCGTCCCGGCAGTCCGCCCGTGAACCGCGACGCGCTCGGCGTGCTCGCGCTCGCCATCGTGACCGTGCTCGCCATCGCCGTCGGGGCGGCCGCCATCGACGCGCCGACGCGGACCACGGGCACGGGCGGCGGCTCCGGCGGCGGAAGCGGTGGTCTCTTCGGCGAGGGGAGCACGTTCAGCCTCGGCCAGCCGGCCGACCCGCCCACGTTCGGTGGCGGTCCCCCGAAGATATTCTTCCAGCTGCTCATCGCCGTGCTCGTCGTGGGCTTTCTCGTCGCGCTCTATCTCCAGCGCGACGAGATCGGATTCCGTGACCTCCGGAACGTCGCGGTGGTCGTCGCGGCTCTCGGGGCTCTCTCCATCGTGTTCTATTACGTCATCCGTTCGTTCTCCGGCAGCAACAATACCAGAGGTGCGAACGGGACGATTGGGCGGGCAACGCCGGCGGTACCGGGTGGCGGCGCGGGCGGGGCCGCCGACACCGCCCTCCAGCCCGTTGCGACCAACCTCCCGCTGGTCGCGCTCGTGGTCGGTGCGGTGCTCCTCGTGGGGCTTGCGGCGGTATTCCGATCGGATGACGAGGACACACCGTCGGAGAGCGAGTCGGAACCGGACGGAGCCACACGGATGACGGAGGTGAGCCAGGCGGCCGGACGGGCGGCCGACCGCATCACAGATGGAAGAAGCGTCGACAACGAGGTGTACCGCGCGTGGCAGGAGATGACCGACCGACTCGACGTGGCGAACCCCGCCACGCAGACGCCCGGCGAGTTCGCCCGCGCGGCGGCCGACGCCGGCATGGCCCGCGAGGACGTCGCCGAACTCACCGACCTCTTTCGGACCGTGCGCTACGGCGGGCACGGCAGCACCGATGAGCGCGAGGCGCGCGCCGCGGCCGCGCTGCGACGCATCGAGACCGAGTACGCGGAGGAGCCATGA
- a CDS encoding LptM family lipoprotein: MNRRILQAVLLCIVVVLAGCTSFGGLGGPGEDSEAAASTPGDGTSGDVSDDSSAAADTGDDASSGDGADGASDSSGDDAAGGANGASSSAALDAEEEWFNLSKPGRYVFDIESAEEGTGRMAFETTEIADGRAKVSVEYELGDESFDSTVTGPVGEVESQLVTSPAYAYLLAIQLGGIGAGAVGGEDLSVGDEFSQQSAEGSLRIAVVGTDNYAGVECYTVETRVNGTLSQEVCTQQAFTSAPYVAIYDENGDLSERVELVEYRRG, from the coding sequence ATGAACCGACGCATTCTCCAAGCGGTGTTGCTGTGTATCGTGGTCGTCCTCGCGGGCTGTACGAGCTTCGGCGGTCTCGGCGGACCGGGCGAGGACAGCGAGGCTGCGGCCTCGACGCCGGGTGATGGGACAAGCGGCGACGTGAGTGACGATTCGAGCGCTGCTGCGGACACGGGTGATGATGCGTCGAGTGGCGACGGCGCGGACGGGGCGAGTGACTCGTCCGGCGACGATGCGGCCGGCGGTGCGAACGGCGCATCGAGCAGCGCCGCGCTGGACGCCGAGGAGGAGTGGTTCAACCTCTCGAAACCCGGTCGCTACGTCTTCGACATCGAGTCGGCCGAGGAGGGCACCGGACGCATGGCCTTCGAGACGACGGAGATCGCCGACGGACGGGCGAAGGTGAGCGTCGAGTACGAACTCGGCGACGAATCGTTCGATTCGACCGTGACCGGCCCGGTCGGCGAGGTCGAGAGCCAGCTCGTGACCTCGCCCGCGTACGCGTACCTGCTCGCCATCCAGCTCGGCGGCATCGGTGCCGGCGCGGTCGGCGGCGAGGACCTCTCGGTCGGCGACGAGTTCTCCCAGCAATCCGCCGAGGGATCACTGCGCATCGCGGTCGTCGGCACCGACAACTACGCCGGTGTCGAATGTTACACCGTCGAGACGCGCGTCAACGGCACGCTCAGTCAGGAGGTCTGCACTCAGCAGGCGTTTACCAGTGCCCCGTACGTCGCCATCTACGACGAGAACGGCGATCTCTCAGAGCGGGTCG